The following proteins are encoded in a genomic region of Poecilia reticulata strain Guanapo linkage group LG11, Guppy_female_1.0+MT, whole genome shotgun sequence:
- the LOC103472768 gene encoding histone H2A, sperm-like, which yields MPEPAKSAPKKGSKKAVTKTTAGKGGKXRRRTRKESYAIYVYKVLKQVHPDTGISSKAMSIMNSFVNDIFERIASEGLQFPVGRVHRLLRKGNYAERVGAGAPVYLAAVLEYLTAEILELAGNAARDNKKTRIIPRHLQLAVRNDEELNKLLGGVTIAQGGVLPNIQAVLLPKKTEKAAKTK from the exons ATGCCCGAACCCGCCAAGTCTGCGCCCAAGAAGGGCTCCAAGAAAGCGGTCACCAAGACGACCGCCGGTAAAGGAGGCAAGWAGAGGAGAAGGACCAGGAAGGAGAGCTACGCCATCTACGTSTACAAGGTGCTGAAGCAGGTCCACCCCGACACCGGGATCTCCTCCAAGGCCATGAGCATCATGAACTCCTTCGTCAACGACATCTTTGAGCGCATCGCCTCCGAG GGACTCCAGTTCCCAGTGGGCCGTGTTCACAGGCTGCTGCGCAAAGGCAACTACGCGGAGCGGGTCGGTGCCGGAGCCCCCGTCTACCTGGCCGCTGTGCTCGAGTATCTGACCGCTGAGATCCTGGAGCTGGCTGGGAACGCCGCCCGCGACAACAAGAAGACCCGCATCATCCCCCGTCACCTGCAGCTGGCCGTCCGCAACGACGAGGAGCTCAACAAGCTGCTGGGTGGAGTCACCATCGCTCAGGGTGGAGTGCTGCCCAACATCCAGGCGGTGCTGCTGCCCAAGAAGACCGAGAAGGCCGCCAAGACCAAgtaa